In Haloterrigena turkmenica DSM 5511, a single genomic region encodes these proteins:
- a CDS encoding adenylosuccinate synthase, translated as MTVTIVGSQLGDEGKGGVVDVYGDAADVVARYQGGDNAGHTVVHDGEEYKLSLVPSGAVRGKIGVLGNGCVVNPETLFDEIDTLRERGLEPDVRVAERAHVILPYHRALDGIEEEEKEDLAAGTTKRGIGPTYEDKAGRRGVRVGDLLDPDVLRERLEYVVPQKKALAEDVFDKETGDEFDIDHLYETYREYGERLAEENMTVDCGTFLQDRIDDGDTVMLEGAQGTSIDIDHGIYPYVTSSNPTAGGATVGTGLGPGVIGDGEIIGIVKAYLSRVGTGPLPTELGGVEGQTPDYDADEGADADEEELATYIRDEGGEYGTVTGRPRRVGWLDMPMLRHAARASSFTGLAINHIDVLAGLDEVKVGHSYEYEGEELLTMPPTTEKWGRCEATLRSFDGWSEIDWSEVAEEGYEAIPENARTYLEYISDELDAPIYAVGVGPGREETVVVENPYE; from the coding sequence ATGACCGTCACTATCGTCGGGTCGCAACTCGGCGACGAAGGCAAGGGCGGGGTCGTCGACGTGTACGGCGACGCCGCTGACGTCGTCGCCCGGTATCAGGGCGGCGACAACGCAGGCCACACCGTCGTTCACGACGGTGAGGAGTACAAACTATCGCTCGTGCCGTCGGGCGCCGTCCGGGGCAAGATCGGTGTCCTCGGCAACGGCTGCGTCGTCAACCCCGAAACGTTATTCGACGAGATCGACACGCTTCGAGAGCGCGGCCTCGAGCCCGACGTGCGCGTGGCCGAGCGCGCACACGTCATCCTTCCCTACCACCGCGCGCTCGACGGGATCGAGGAGGAGGAGAAAGAAGACCTCGCCGCCGGCACGACCAAACGCGGCATCGGCCCCACCTACGAGGACAAGGCGGGCCGGCGCGGCGTCCGGGTCGGTGATCTGCTCGACCCCGACGTCCTCCGCGAGCGACTCGAGTACGTCGTCCCCCAGAAGAAGGCCCTCGCCGAGGACGTCTTCGACAAGGAGACCGGCGACGAGTTCGACATCGACCACCTCTACGAGACCTATCGCGAGTACGGGGAGCGCCTCGCCGAGGAGAACATGACCGTCGACTGCGGCACCTTCCTCCAGGACCGCATCGACGACGGCGACACCGTCATGCTCGAGGGCGCACAGGGGACCTCGATCGACATCGATCACGGCATCTACCCCTACGTCACCTCCTCGAACCCGACGGCCGGCGGCGCCACGGTGGGGACCGGGCTCGGCCCCGGTGTGATCGGCGACGGCGAGATCATCGGCATCGTCAAGGCCTACCTCTCGCGGGTCGGCACCGGCCCACTCCCGACGGAACTGGGCGGCGTCGAGGGACAGACCCCCGACTACGACGCCGACGAGGGCGCCGACGCTGACGAGGAAGAACTCGCGACCTACATCCGCGACGAGGGCGGCGAGTACGGTACCGTCACCGGTCGCCCGCGCCGGGTCGGCTGGCTCGACATGCCGATGCTGCGCCACGCCGCTCGCGCGAGCAGTTTCACCGGGCTGGCGATCAACCACATCGACGTCCTCGCCGGACTGGACGAGGTGAAGGTCGGTCACAGCTACGAGTACGAGGGCGAGGAACTGCTGACGATGCCGCCGACGACCGAGAAATGGGGTCGCTGCGAGGCGACCCTTCGGAGCTTCGACGGCTGGTCCGAGATTGACTGGAGTGAGGTCGCCGAGGAGGGGTACGAGGCCATCCCCGAGAACGCCCGCACCTACCTCGAGTACATCAGCGACGAACTCGACGCGCCGATCTACGCGGTCGGCGTCGGTCCCGGCCGCGAGGAGACCGTCGTCGTCGAGAACCCCTACGAGTAA
- a CDS encoding DUF7527 domain-containing protein codes for MEPRTQERVEQWDSRPFSGGYDGLSDLADADFSGAVSAAGTWLFMLNGRVVGVVDGAIEDFEAASGTRYEAPDPALPLLCTMEEHGGETRAKYYTNETPLREVDGTLQSGSFTGYVELSENVLSGDYYAVYYGGRRMAAAYIGNADRLLTGDEAFERAADEVGIYEVRDVEIEVTDVPGTGPDSSASDAGGATDATDKSAGDSSPATGSSAGTDARAEPSADPTESALDSIDISSSEPDPDSAEADGAASASLENVTIGDATADDAAADAPDDDLSGITATDAGPLDSEPASSGITDAESADAAEPVGAVDDRSAAEPADGSVADEPIDAAEPVDDRDRPSADDRTRSASDADADSETDSEGGSTAGSGPDLAEVEAAAEQLEQNDISWTEDDVADSPSDEDAGGADAGVTAGAVPESEPTTAATSEPDATAAPTSEPEPTGAAATAAPESDAEDSEATDERFDQEAQWRETRSIPSIDPDNSQVDDSSRAADRSEASQRSRTHREAETGRNAQRRQTAGESTRQQSSRQPQETNAARQRRSQEAERADAPSGGSGADTGSAAAEASGAEADRVAELEERVETLEEQRDELVAAAEELEAERDRLQSENEELSSTIDRLRSRIEELETELERAREADAGTEATPAASTQLSADRALADTNLFVRYASKSQPTLESAHGGESDRSDVAANLRLEHHTGFDAADVAVDGQPYEEFLAGTMEHRFVDWLTSTVLFEVRDTGNADGLGDLYDAIPQIDRAELDATISLQDDETEDVPEQVRFDVVAFDKMGNPLLVANLNDSREPATQGMLEEMEEAASAVKANYPDLAAAVVVTSSYFEPGALEVAEQATSGGLLSRGSKMSYVNLSRKTGYHLCLVESRSEGFHMNVPEL; via the coding sequence ATGGAACCGCGCACGCAAGAGCGCGTCGAGCAATGGGATTCCCGCCCGTTCAGCGGCGGTTACGACGGTCTCTCCGATCTCGCTGACGCCGACTTCTCCGGAGCCGTCTCCGCCGCCGGCACGTGGCTGTTCATGTTGAACGGCCGCGTCGTCGGCGTCGTCGACGGCGCCATTGAGGACTTCGAGGCCGCGTCGGGCACCCGCTACGAGGCACCTGATCCCGCGCTCCCGCTGCTCTGTACGATGGAAGAGCACGGCGGCGAGACGCGAGCAAAGTACTACACTAACGAGACGCCGCTCCGGGAGGTCGACGGGACCCTCCAGAGCGGCTCGTTTACCGGCTACGTCGAACTGAGCGAGAACGTTCTCAGCGGCGACTACTACGCCGTCTACTACGGCGGTCGCCGGATGGCCGCCGCCTACATCGGAAACGCCGACCGCCTCCTCACCGGCGACGAGGCGTTCGAGCGGGCCGCCGACGAGGTCGGGATCTACGAGGTCCGCGACGTCGAGATCGAGGTCACCGACGTTCCGGGAACGGGACCGGACTCGAGCGCGAGCGACGCCGGCGGGGCGACCGACGCGACTGACAAAAGCGCCGGCGACTCGAGTCCAGCGACGGGATCGAGCGCCGGCACCGACGCGCGGGCCGAACCGAGCGCCGATCCGACCGAGTCGGCCCTCGATTCGATCGATATCTCCAGCTCGGAGCCGGATCCCGACTCCGCCGAGGCCGACGGCGCCGCGAGCGCGTCCCTCGAGAACGTCACGATCGGCGACGCGACGGCCGACGACGCCGCGGCGGACGCGCCCGACGACGATCTGTCGGGGATCACCGCGACCGACGCGGGTCCGCTCGACTCGGAACCGGCCTCGAGCGGGATCACCGACGCGGAGTCGGCCGACGCGGCCGAGCCGGTCGGTGCCGTCGACGATCGATCGGCCGCGGAGCCCGCGGACGGAAGCGTCGCGGACGAACCGATCGACGCGGCCGAGCCGGTCGACGACCGCGACCGGCCGTCGGCGGACGATCGCACCCGGTCGGCGTCCGACGCCGACGCTGATTCCGAGACCGACTCCGAAGGGGGCTCTACCGCCGGCTCCGGGCCGGACCTCGCCGAGGTCGAAGCCGCCGCAGAGCAACTCGAGCAGAACGACATCTCCTGGACCGAAGACGATGTCGCGGACTCGCCGTCGGACGAGGACGCTGGAGGGGCCGACGCCGGCGTGACAGCGGGCGCCGTTCCGGAGTCAGAGCCGACGACTGCCGCAACGTCCGAACCGGACGCGACGGCGGCCCCAACGTCGGAACCGGAGCCAACGGGAGCCGCGGCGACGGCGGCTCCGGAGTCGGACGCCGAGGACTCCGAGGCGACCGACGAACGGTTCGATCAGGAGGCGCAGTGGCGCGAGACGCGCAGTATTCCGTCGATCGATCCGGACAACAGCCAGGTCGACGACTCGAGTCGGGCGGCCGATCGCTCCGAGGCGAGCCAGCGGAGCCGCACGCACCGCGAGGCCGAGACGGGGCGGAACGCACAGCGCCGACAGACGGCCGGGGAGTCGACGCGACAGCAGTCGAGTCGGCAGCCACAGGAGACCAACGCCGCCCGGCAGCGCCGGTCGCAGGAAGCGGAGCGGGCCGACGCCCCCAGCGGCGGGTCCGGTGCCGACACCGGCTCGGCGGCCGCTGAGGCCAGCGGCGCCGAGGCCGACCGCGTGGCCGAACTCGAGGAGCGCGTCGAGACGCTCGAGGAGCAACGCGACGAACTCGTCGCCGCGGCCGAGGAACTCGAGGCCGAACGCGACCGGTTGCAGTCGGAAAACGAGGAGCTCTCCTCGACGATCGACCGCCTCCGGTCCCGGATCGAGGAACTCGAGACCGAACTGGAGCGGGCTCGCGAGGCCGACGCCGGCACAGAGGCGACGCCGGCGGCGAGCACGCAGCTCTCGGCCGACCGGGCGCTGGCCGACACGAACCTCTTCGTGCGCTACGCCTCGAAGAGCCAGCCGACCCTCGAGTCGGCCCACGGCGGCGAGAGCGACCGTTCGGACGTGGCGGCGAATCTGCGACTCGAGCACCACACCGGGTTCGACGCGGCCGACGTGGCCGTCGACGGTCAGCCTTACGAGGAGTTCCTCGCCGGAACGATGGAACACCGGTTCGTCGACTGGCTCACCAGCACGGTTCTGTTCGAGGTCCGCGACACCGGCAACGCCGACGGACTGGGGGATCTCTACGACGCGATCCCGCAGATCGACCGCGCCGAACTGGACGCGACGATCTCGCTGCAAGACGACGAGACCGAGGACGTGCCCGAGCAGGTCCGCTTCGACGTCGTCGCCTTCGACAAGATGGGGAATCCGCTGCTGGTCGCGAACCTGAACGACTCGCGCGAGCCCGCGACCCAGGGCATGCTCGAGGAGATGGAGGAGGCCGCCTCGGCGGTCAAGGCCAACTATCCGGATCTGGCGGCGGCGGTCGTCGTCACCTCGAGTTACTTCGAACCCGGCGCGCTCGAGGTGGCTGAGCAGGCGACCAGCGGAGGACTGCTGAGCCGCGGCTCGAAGATGAGCTACGTCAACCTCTCCCGGAAGACGGGCTATCACCTCTGTCTGGTCGAGTCCCGCTCCGAAGGGTTCCACATGAACGTCCCCGAGTTGTAG
- a CDS encoding UPF0058 family protein produces MHKDELLELHEELVVIMEYFAQREDVDEELFEPYRQLDVDPSHVHKSKSEHKHAVFVLGNALAKGMSEDEFSSAGRIGKRMKELAEDAESKI; encoded by the coding sequence ATGCATAAAGACGAACTCCTCGAGCTACACGAAGAACTCGTCGTCATCATGGAGTACTTCGCCCAGCGGGAGGACGTCGATGAGGAGCTGTTCGAGCCGTACCGCCAGCTGGACGTCGATCCCTCGCACGTCCACAAATCGAAGAGCGAGCACAAACACGCCGTCTTCGTGCTCGGCAACGCTCTGGCGAAGGGGATGAGCGAGGACGAGTTCTCGAGCGCCGGCCGGATCGGCAAGCGGATGAAGGAGCTCGCCGAGGACGCCGAGTCGAAGATCTGA
- a CDS encoding DUF998 domain-containing protein codes for MDAPSRRRVATACGLAAPVVALSAIALATLLAAPETFSWRARALSDMGRRGTRTFPLFNGGLILGGLLGVPFGWRLWLAARNGLERLGVGLLWAATTALVGIGVFFLGHDAFYLDTEFHTPVALLFFGLAPFAQWVYGSGLVLAGDARLGLVSVWLGIVHPLCWLGWLASRAGAGEPSAWFAVPEFVAAVAFGSWVFALAAKRYARESRNRVKSVY; via the coding sequence ATGGACGCGCCATCTCGACGACGCGTCGCAACGGCGTGCGGGCTCGCCGCCCCCGTCGTCGCCCTCAGCGCGATCGCGCTCGCGACGCTGCTGGCCGCGCCGGAGACGTTCTCCTGGCGCGCTCGAGCGCTCTCGGACATGGGACGTCGCGGGACCCGGACCTTCCCGCTGTTCAACGGCGGGCTGATTCTCGGCGGCCTGCTCGGCGTCCCCTTCGGCTGGCGGCTCTGGCTGGCGGCCCGGAACGGCCTCGAGCGCCTTGGGGTGGGCCTGCTGTGGGCGGCGACGACCGCCCTGGTCGGCATCGGCGTCTTCTTCCTCGGCCACGACGCGTTCTACCTCGACACCGAATTCCACACGCCGGTCGCCCTGCTGTTCTTCGGGCTCGCGCCGTTCGCGCAGTGGGTGTACGGAAGCGGACTCGTGCTCGCGGGCGACGCCCGACTCGGTCTCGTCTCCGTCTGGCTCGGTATCGTCCACCCGCTCTGTTGGCTCGGGTGGCTCGCGAGCCGCGCCGGCGCCGGGGAGCCGTCGGCGTGGTTCGCCGTCCCCGAATTCGTCGCGGCCGTCGCCTTCGGGAGTTGGGTGTTCGCGCTGGCCGCGAAGCGGTATGCACGCGAGTCGCGCAACCGGGTGAAATCGGTGTACTGA
- a CDS encoding ABC transporter ATP-binding protein gives MANGRLYTTATGDRRPAPATGDAMLELEGVTKRHGAETVISELSLSVREGEILTLLGPSGCGKTTTLRLIAGLEKPDAGRIDLQRERVAGADRFVPPEERDVGVVFQEFALFPHLTARENVAFGLRDREERERDERVDELLELVGLEAQAGAYPDELSGGQQQRIALARALAPEPELLLLDEPFSNLDVDLRVEMREEVRRIITETGVTAVSVTHDQEEALSVSDRVAVMCDGDIEQIDRPQTVFQRPDSRFVAGFLGHASFLAGEVRGDGVDTAVGRIRRDDVDDLTGRHDGTTVDLLVRPDDVTAVPADDGAADGRVVYRRYLGSTVLYRVELESGETIECLHNHADRIDVDERVAVRVTADHDLAWFPAD, from the coding sequence ATGGCGAACGGACGACTCTACACGACGGCGACCGGCGACCGACGACCGGCTCCCGCGACTGGCGACGCGATGCTCGAGCTCGAGGGTGTCACCAAGCGCCACGGCGCCGAGACGGTCATCTCGGAGCTCTCGCTGTCGGTCCGCGAGGGCGAAATCCTGACGCTCCTCGGACCGTCGGGCTGTGGCAAGACGACGACACTCCGTCTCATCGCCGGCCTCGAGAAACCCGACGCCGGCCGGATCGACCTCCAGCGCGAGCGCGTCGCGGGGGCCGATCGGTTCGTTCCCCCGGAAGAACGCGACGTCGGCGTCGTCTTCCAGGAGTTCGCGCTGTTCCCACATCTGACCGCCCGCGAGAACGTCGCCTTCGGCCTCCGGGACCGGGAGGAGCGAGAACGCGACGAGCGCGTCGACGAACTGCTCGAACTCGTCGGCCTCGAGGCCCAGGCCGGCGCCTATCCGGACGAACTCTCCGGCGGCCAGCAACAGCGGATCGCCCTGGCCCGCGCGCTGGCGCCCGAACCGGAGCTGCTGTTGCTCGACGAGCCGTTCTCGAATCTGGACGTCGACCTCCGCGTCGAGATGCGCGAGGAGGTCCGCCGGATCATCACGGAGACCGGCGTCACCGCGGTCTCCGTGACCCACGACCAAGAGGAGGCGCTGTCGGTCTCCGACCGCGTCGCCGTGATGTGCGACGGCGATATCGAACAGATCGATCGCCCCCAGACGGTGTTTCAGCGGCCCGACTCCCGCTTCGTCGCCGGCTTCCTCGGCCACGCCAGCTTCCTCGCGGGCGAGGTCCGCGGCGACGGCGTCGACACCGCCGTCGGTCGCATCCGCCGCGACGACGTCGACGACCTGACTGGCCGACACGACGGTACGACCGTCGATCTGCTCGTCCGTCCGGACGACGTGACGGCCGTCCCGGCCGACGACGGGGCGGCCGACGGTCGCGTCGTCTACCGGCGATACCTCGGATCGACCGTGCTCTACCGCGTCGAACTCGAGTCGGGCGAGACGATCGAGTGTCTGCACAACCACGCCGACCGGATCGACGTGGACGAGCGCGTCGCCGTCCGCGTCACCGCCGACCACGACCTCGCCTGGTTCCCCGCGGACTGA